One part of the Actinomycetota bacterium genome encodes these proteins:
- a CDS encoding Uma2 family endonuclease, translating to MAIPVPRWKFTVGDYERMGEAGILGPDDRVELVDGEVVEMAPIGSRHAACVNRVNRLLSDRTGNLAVVSVQNPIRLGDLSQPQPDLALLVPRADYYASHHPEVADVLLVVEVSWSTGAYDRLVKMPLYARHGVRQSWLVDLDGGSVELYRPGQVPEIVTGAGPVPVDALPDLVLTAEDILA from the coding sequence GTGGCGATCCCGGTTCCACGGTGGAAGTTCACCGTCGGCGACTACGAGCGGATGGGCGAGGCCGGCATCCTTGGCCCCGACGACCGGGTCGAGCTCGTCGACGGGGAGGTCGTGGAGATGGCGCCCATCGGTTCTCGCCATGCCGCCTGTGTGAACCGGGTCAATCGGCTACTAAGCGATCGCACCGGGAACCTCGCCGTGGTGAGCGTGCAGAACCCGATAAGGCTAGGCGACCTGTCCCAGCCTCAGCCCGACCTCGCTCTGCTGGTACCGCGGGCGGACTACTACGCCAGCCACCACCCGGAGGTGGCCGACGTGCTGCTCGTCGTCGAGGTCTCCTGGTCGACCGGCGCCTACGACCGTCTTGTCAAGATGCCCCTCTACGCCCGCCACGGTGTTCGCCAGTCGTGGCTCGTCGACCTCGACGGCGGGTCCGTGGAGCTCTACCGTCCCGGGCAGGTCCCCGAGATCGTGACCGGGGCCGGGCCCGTGCCCGTGGACGCCCTGCCCGACCTCGTCCTCACCGCCGAGGACATCCTGGCATGA
- a CDS encoding SIS domain-containing protein, protein MCGIVAVLRRPSRRPPPSGRELTALLDEAVACAGRPGGLAEAARQVATADRLLRGVPGVKALLGAPDLVDAVTQRLSSLEAVVVATEDRLDSGVDTLAAAETEHVNATLVELKDALWAVRHDRLRAAAAVADLAGAGAGDAAIEAYTSVQVALSAIDRLEVRGRDSAGLHVLVEGHGLDLDDPEVRALVDGRLGDALFTSLAVRAPGPHLAFVYKAAAEIGELGDNTRRLREAVRSDALLRLALSAPTARATVLGHTRWASVGIISEANAHPLNHEEEGRATGPYVVGALNGDVDNYPALKLAEGVAVPVEVTTDAKVIPVMLSRRLAGGLALDDAFLGTARALDGSVAVAAASGDEPRRLLLALRGSGQALYVGLAEDEFVVASEPYGLVEETSTYVRMDGESGPVPGQVVVLDADQAGELSGVTRRSYDGTAIALGGADLRTAEITTRDVDRGGFPHFLLKEISQAPLSVQKTLRGRLVRQGGRWTVSLGDEALPPALRARLRSGAITRVVAMGQGTAAVAAQSLTAVLAPLVARTGVAVEATLATELSGFGLADDMSGTLVVAVSQSGTTTDTNRTVDMVRARGAAVIGIVNRRNSDLVEKVDGVLYTSDGRDVEMAVPSTKAFYSQVAAGALLAVALADELGANGRVPPSLLEGLAGLPAAMAEVLARRPAIAAAAQRHAPSRRYWAVVGNGPNRIAAQELRIKLSELCYKSIACDQTEDKKHIDLSSEPLIVVCATGMSGTNADDVAKEVAIYRAHKAAPVVIADDGQSRFDATLDVLSVPAVEPALSFVVAAMAGHLFGYEAALAIDAQARPLREVRAAVESVLGRPDGLDLLDRLGPMAGPPAATFLRDLRSGAYNGHLEASTAVRVATMVGYATSERGLEDYEAGTGRVATPTAFLADLTDALTLAIGELTRPVDAIKHQAKTVTVGISRSEEALYANPLVQAVLAAGAPRDRLGYRSLRSLIGLDGAVAEVLGHTRYLVEGVDDEATVSVVDRGGIARDIPTRTDSDPRLRGSKRRAATLRDVIVARGGADQRTVVIVPEIKGDVTGITLVHARFHERLAADAAEAVLRGYLDRYDALVDAVTEREPSFDVAVLGQVPIVDLLTEPVHVLAEKWRRQG, encoded by the coding sequence ATGTGCGGCATCGTCGCCGTCCTTCGCCGTCCCAGCCGCCGCCCACCGCCGAGCGGCCGCGAGCTGACGGCGTTGTTGGACGAAGCAGTCGCCTGCGCGGGCCGGCCGGGCGGGCTGGCCGAGGCCGCCCGCCAGGTGGCGACCGCCGACCGGCTGCTGCGGGGCGTGCCTGGGGTCAAGGCCCTCCTCGGGGCTCCCGACTTAGTGGACGCCGTGACCCAGCGGTTGTCGTCCTTGGAGGCGGTCGTGGTTGCCACCGAGGACCGCCTCGACTCCGGGGTGGACACCCTGGCGGCCGCCGAGACCGAGCATGTCAACGCCACCCTGGTCGAGCTCAAGGACGCCCTGTGGGCGGTGCGCCATGACCGGCTGCGGGCCGCGGCGGCGGTGGCCGACCTGGCCGGCGCGGGTGCCGGGGACGCAGCCATCGAGGCGTACACGTCCGTCCAGGTCGCTCTGTCGGCCATCGACCGGCTGGAGGTCCGGGGCCGCGACTCGGCCGGCCTCCACGTCCTGGTCGAGGGGCACGGCCTCGACCTCGACGACCCCGAGGTCCGGGCCCTGGTCGACGGTCGGTTGGGCGACGCCCTGTTCACGTCACTGGCCGTGCGTGCCCCCGGGCCCCATCTGGCCTTCGTCTACAAGGCGGCCGCCGAGATCGGCGAGTTGGGGGACAACACCCGGCGACTGAGGGAGGCCGTGCGTTCGGACGCGCTGCTGCGCCTGGCCCTGTCCGCCCCCACGGCCCGGGCCACTGTGCTGGGCCACACCCGGTGGGCCAGCGTGGGGATCATCTCGGAGGCCAACGCCCACCCCCTCAACCACGAGGAGGAGGGGCGGGCCACTGGGCCCTACGTCGTCGGGGCCCTCAACGGCGACGTCGACAACTACCCGGCCCTGAAGCTGGCCGAAGGCGTGGCCGTGCCCGTCGAGGTGACCACCGACGCCAAGGTGATCCCCGTGATGCTGTCCCGCCGGCTGGCGGGCGGGCTCGCCCTCGACGACGCCTTCCTGGGCACGGCCCGCGCCCTGGACGGCTCGGTGGCGGTGGCCGCCGCCAGTGGCGACGAGCCTCGCCGCCTCCTGCTCGCCCTGCGGGGCAGCGGCCAGGCCCTGTATGTGGGCTTGGCCGAGGACGAGTTCGTGGTGGCCAGCGAACCCTACGGGCTGGTGGAGGAGACGTCGACCTACGTGCGCATGGACGGCGAGTCAGGGCCGGTCCCCGGCCAGGTCGTGGTTCTCGACGCCGACCAGGCGGGGGAGCTCTCGGGCGTCACCCGCCGGTCCTACGACGGGACCGCGATCGCGCTGGGCGGCGCAGACCTGCGCACCGCCGAGATCACCACCCGCGATGTCGACCGCGGCGGTTTCCCCCACTTCCTGCTCAAGGAGATCTCCCAGGCCCCCCTCTCGGTGCAGAAGACCCTCCGGGGCCGCCTGGTGCGCCAGGGCGGGCGGTGGACGGTTTCCCTCGGGGACGAGGCCCTGCCCCCTGCCCTCCGTGCCCGGTTGCGGTCGGGTGCCATCACCCGGGTGGTGGCCATGGGCCAGGGGACGGCGGCCGTGGCGGCCCAGAGCCTCACGGCCGTGCTCGCCCCCCTGGTGGCCCGTACGGGCGTGGCCGTCGAGGCCACGCTGGCCACCGAGCTGTCGGGCTTCGGGCTGGCCGACGACATGTCGGGGACGCTGGTGGTGGCTGTCAGCCAGTCGGGCACCACCACCGACACCAACCGCACGGTCGACATGGTCAGGGCCCGGGGGGCGGCCGTGATCGGGATCGTCAACCGGCGAAACAGCGACCTGGTGGAGAAGGTCGACGGGGTGCTTTACACGTCCGACGGGCGGGACGTGGAGATGGCCGTCCCCTCGACCAAGGCGTTCTACTCCCAGGTGGCCGCGGGCGCCCTGCTGGCCGTCGCCCTGGCCGACGAGCTGGGGGCCAACGGCCGGGTCCCGCCGTCGCTCCTGGAGGGCCTGGCCGGGTTGCCGGCGGCCATGGCCGAGGTGCTGGCCCGCCGGCCGGCGATCGCGGCCGCCGCCCAGCGCCATGCCCCGTCCCGTCGCTACTGGGCGGTGGTGGGCAACGGGCCCAACCGCATCGCCGCCCAGGAGCTGCGGATCAAGCTGTCCGAGCTCTGCTACAAGTCGATCGCCTGCGACCAGACCGAGGACAAAAAGCACATCGACCTGTCCTCGGAGCCCCTCATCGTGGTGTGCGCCACCGGCATGTCGGGCACCAACGCCGACGACGTGGCCAAGGAGGTGGCCATCTACCGGGCCCACAAGGCGGCCCCGGTGGTGATCGCCGACGACGGTCAGAGCCGGTTCGACGCCACCCTCGATGTGCTTTCGGTGCCCGCCGTGGAGCCCGCCCTGTCGTTCGTGGTGGCCGCCATGGCCGGCCACCTGTTCGGCTACGAGGCGGCGCTGGCGATCGACGCCCAGGCCCGCCCGTTGCGTGAGGTGAGGGCCGCGGTCGAGTCCGTCCTCGGCCGCCCCGACGGGCTCGACCTGCTCGACCGCCTGGGCCCCATGGCCGGGCCTCCGGCGGCCACGTTCCTCCGCGATCTGCGCTCTGGGGCCTACAACGGCCACCTGGAGGCGAGCACAGCCGTGCGGGTGGCCACCATGGTGGGCTACGCCACGTCCGAGCGGGGCCTGGAGGACTACGAGGCGGGGACGGGGCGGGTGGCCACCCCGACGGCCTTCCTGGCCGACCTGACCGATGCGCTCACTCTGGCCATCGGCGAGCTGACCCGGCCGGTGGACGCCATCAAGCACCAGGCCAAGACCGTGACGGTGGGTATCTCCCGCTCCGAGGAAGCCCTCTACGCCAATCCCCTGGTGCAGGCCGTGCTGGCCGCGGGCGCACCACGCGACCGTCTGGGTTACCGCTCGCTGCGTTCGCTGATCGGGCTCGACGGGGCCGTGGCCGAGGTCCTGGGCCACACGCGCTACCTGGTCGAGGGGGTCGACGACGAGGCCACCGTCTCGGTGGTCGACCGGGGTGGGATCGCCCGCGACATCCCGACCCGCACCGACAGCGACCCCCGCCTGCGGGGTTCCAAGCGGCGGGCCGCCACCCTGCGGGACGTGATAGTGGCCCGGGGTGGAGCCGACCAGCGCACGGTCGTGATCGTGCCCGAGATCAAGGGCGACGTGACGGGCATCACCCTGGTACACGCCCGCTTCCACGAACGCTTGGCGGCCGACGCGGCCGAGGCGGTCCTACGGGGCTACCTCGACCGCTACGACGCGCTGGTCGACGCGGTGACCGAGCGGGAGCCCTCGTTCGACGTCGCCGTGCTCGGCCAGGTCCCCATCGTCGACCTGCTCACCGAGCCCGTGCACGTTCTGGCCGAGAAGTGGCGGCGGCAGGGCTAA
- the groL gene encoding chaperonin GroEL (60 kDa chaperone family; promotes refolding of misfolded polypeptides especially under stressful conditions; forms two stacked rings of heptamers to form a barrel-shaped 14mer; ends can be capped by GroES; misfolded proteins enter the barrel where they are refolded when GroES binds): protein MPKILRFDGAARRSLEKGVDKLADTVKVTLGPRGRNVVLEKKFGAPSVTNDGVTIAREVTPLENPFENMGAMLVREVAIKTNDVAGDGTTTATVLAQSMLREGLRNVAAGASPLALKHGIDRAVAAVVADVKSQAKDVEGRADIAHVAAISAGDAAIGELIADAIEKVGKEGVVTVEEEKHTAGMTIEFVEGLQWDKGFLSPAFVTDQERQEAVLDDPYILLYPKKISSVNDLLPTLEKVMGAGKSLLVVGEDVEGEALATLVVNRTRGTFQSVAVKAPWFGDRRRQLLEDVAILTGGKVIAEDLGLKLETVTLDMLGRARQVRVTKDETTIIEGHGDKEEVRKRMNLIRRIIDDATSEWEKEKSTERLAKMAGGVAVIRVGSATEVELKEKKARIEDAVAATRAAIDEGIVAGGGTALVRARGAVDALEAEGDEAVGISIVRRALEEPLRWIALNAGLPGPVLVAEVEEKSGPVGLNAATGELEDLVKAGIIDPAKVVRSALENAASVVGILLTTRALITDKPEVYKPENIPARGPSSLEGSMSAMGGGMGGMGGMGGMGGMGGMGGLGM from the coding sequence ATGCCGAAGATCCTCAGGTTCGACGGGGCCGCCCGGCGGAGCCTGGAGAAGGGGGTCGACAAGCTGGCCGACACCGTCAAGGTGACCCTCGGCCCCCGGGGTCGCAACGTCGTGCTCGAGAAGAAGTTCGGCGCGCCCTCGGTCACCAACGACGGTGTGACCATCGCCCGCGAGGTGACGCCCCTCGAGAACCCCTTCGAGAACATGGGCGCCATGCTCGTGCGGGAGGTGGCCATCAAGACCAACGACGTGGCCGGCGACGGCACGACCACGGCCACGGTCCTCGCCCAGTCGATGCTGCGGGAGGGCCTGCGCAACGTGGCCGCCGGGGCCAGCCCGCTGGCCCTCAAGCACGGCATCGACCGGGCGGTGGCGGCCGTGGTGGCCGACGTGAAGAGCCAGGCCAAAGATGTCGAAGGCCGGGCTGACATCGCCCACGTGGCTGCCATCTCCGCGGGTGACGCCGCCATCGGCGAGCTGATCGCCGACGCCATCGAGAAGGTCGGCAAAGAGGGCGTGGTCACCGTCGAGGAGGAGAAGCACACGGCGGGTATGACCATCGAGTTCGTCGAGGGCCTCCAGTGGGACAAGGGCTTCCTGTCCCCGGCCTTCGTCACCGACCAGGAGCGCCAGGAGGCCGTGCTCGACGACCCCTACATCCTGCTCTACCCCAAGAAGATCAGCTCGGTCAACGACCTGCTGCCGACCCTCGAGAAGGTCATGGGGGCCGGCAAGTCCCTCCTGGTCGTCGGCGAGGACGTGGAGGGCGAGGCCCTGGCCACGCTGGTCGTCAATCGCACCCGGGGCACGTTCCAGTCGGTGGCCGTCAAGGCCCCGTGGTTCGGCGACCGTCGGCGCCAGCTCCTCGAAGACGTGGCCATTCTCACCGGTGGCAAGGTCATCGCCGAGGACCTGGGCCTCAAGCTGGAGACGGTCACCCTCGACATGCTGGGCCGGGCCCGGCAGGTGCGGGTCACAAAGGACGAGACCACGATCATCGAGGGGCACGGTGACAAGGAGGAGGTCCGCAAGCGGATGAACCTCATTCGCCGGATCATCGACGACGCCACCAGCGAGTGGGAGAAGGAGAAGTCGACCGAGCGCCTGGCCAAGATGGCCGGCGGGGTGGCTGTCATCCGCGTGGGTTCGGCCACCGAAGTCGAGCTCAAGGAGAAGAAGGCCCGTATCGAAGACGCCGTGGCCGCCACCCGGGCCGCCATCGACGAAGGGATCGTGGCCGGTGGTGGCACCGCCCTTGTCAGGGCCAGGGGTGCGGTCGACGCCCTCGAGGCCGAAGGCGACGAGGCCGTCGGCATCTCGATCGTGCGCCGGGCGCTCGAAGAGCCCTTGCGCTGGATCGCCCTCAACGCCGGCCTTCCCGGCCCGGTGCTGGTGGCCGAGGTCGAGGAGAAGAGCGGTCCGGTGGGCCTCAACGCCGCCACCGGCGAGCTCGAGGACCTGGTCAAGGCGGGGATCATCGACCCCGCCAAGGTCGTCCGCTCGGCCCTCGAGAACGCCGCTTCGGTGGTCGGCATACTGCTCACGACCCGGGCTTTGATCACCGACAAGCCCGAGGTCTACAAGCCCGAGAACATCCCGGCCCGCGGCCCGTCGTCCCTCGAGGGGTCGATGTCGGCCATGGGCGGCGGCATGGGTGGCATGGGTGGCATGGGTGGCATGGGTGGTATGGGAGGTATGGGCGGCCTCGGGATGTGA
- the groES gene encoding co-chaperone GroES: MNLKPLDDRIVVRPREAEETTVSGIVIPDTAKEKPQQGEVLAVGPGRRSEQSGELIPMDVKVGDVVVYSKYGGTEITIDGEDLLILNGRDVLAINGGN, from the coding sequence ATGAACCTCAAGCCCCTCGACGATCGTATTGTCGTCCGTCCCCGGGAGGCCGAGGAGACGACCGTCAGCGGGATCGTCATCCCCGACACCGCCAAGGAGAAGCCCCAGCAGGGCGAGGTCCTGGCCGTAGGCCCGGGCCGCCGGTCCGAGCAGTCCGGGGAGCTCATCCCCATGGACGTCAAGGTGGGCGACGTCGTCGTCTACTCGAAGTACGGCGGCACCGAGATCACCATCGACGGCGAGGACCTGCTGATCCTCAACGGGCGTGACGTCCTGGCGATCAACGGCGGCAACTAG
- a CDS encoding ferredoxin, producing the protein MAEVEVEVEIRVSRARCIASKACVNTAPGVFALDDQRVSTVVDPAGEALATVIEAAEMCPTGAISVWKGDQQLA; encoded by the coding sequence GTGGCCGAGGTCGAGGTCGAGGTCGAGATCAGGGTGAGCCGGGCACGCTGCATCGCGTCCAAAGCGTGCGTCAACACTGCTCCTGGGGTGTTCGCCCTCGACGACCAGCGGGTCTCCACGGTGGTCGACCCAGCCGGTGAGGCCTTGGCCACGGTGATCGAGGCGGCCGAGATGTGCCCCACCGGGGCCATCTCGGTATGGAAAGGCGACCAGCAACTGGCCTAG
- the tsaE gene encoding tRNA (adenosine(37)-N6)-threonylcarbamoyltransferase complex ATPase subunit type 1 TsaE translates to MIRARTKSVDDTRALAADLAALARAGDLIVLEGGLGTGKTAFAQGFARGLGVEGPVTSPTFVLVRSYEGRLPMVHLDVYRLDRMQELVDLGISELLDEDAVTLVEWGDVVTPALPPDFLRVRIGPGEGDDERELSLAAVGPTWPPRLRAIREALSRWAPEG, encoded by the coding sequence ATGATCCGGGCGCGCACCAAGTCGGTCGACGACACCCGGGCGCTGGCCGCCGACCTGGCCGCGCTGGCCCGCGCCGGAGACCTGATCGTGCTCGAGGGCGGGTTGGGCACAGGTAAGACGGCCTTCGCCCAGGGCTTCGCCCGGGGCCTTGGGGTGGAGGGCCCGGTGACCAGCCCCACCTTCGTGCTCGTACGTTCCTACGAAGGGCGCCTGCCCATGGTCCATCTCGACGTCTACCGGCTCGACCGCATGCAGGAGCTGGTCGACCTGGGCATCTCCGAGCTGCTCGACGAGGACGCCGTCACCCTCGTCGAGTGGGGCGACGTGGTGACCCCGGCCCTACCCCCCGACTTCCTGCGGGTGCGGATCGGCCCGGGCGAGGGCGACGACGAGCGTGAGCTCTCCTTGGCGGCCGTGGGCCCGACATGGCCGCCCCGGTTGCGGGCCATCAGGGAGGCGCTGTCGCGGTGGGCACCGGAAGGTTGA
- a CDS encoding uracil-DNA glycosylase, giving the protein MPVLAEVEREALACTRCPLHKGRTTVVFGVGNPTADLMFVGEGPGEQEDREGEPFVGRSGRFLDRLVSEEMGMTRADFYIANVVKCRPPNNRDPLPAEIEACRPFLSAQVELVAPTVIVTLGNFATKLLLGTTDGITRLRGRSYLAAGRTLVPTFHPAAVLRGGGEPEAQMRADLVRAKKLLIAPRPVAGPGPGGTAGREATVVTAPRLLG; this is encoded by the coding sequence ATGCCGGTGCTGGCTGAGGTCGAACGGGAGGCATTGGCCTGCACCCGCTGCCCGCTGCACAAGGGCCGGACCACGGTGGTGTTCGGCGTGGGCAACCCGACCGCCGACCTCATGTTCGTGGGTGAAGGCCCCGGTGAACAGGAGGACCGCGAGGGTGAACCCTTCGTGGGCCGATCGGGCCGTTTCCTCGACCGGCTGGTATCCGAGGAGATGGGGATGACCCGGGCCGACTTCTACATCGCCAACGTCGTGAAGTGCCGGCCGCCCAACAACCGTGACCCGTTGCCCGCCGAGATCGAGGCGTGCCGGCCCTTCCTCTCGGCCCAGGTCGAGCTCGTGGCCCCGACGGTCATCGTCACCCTCGGCAACTTCGCAACCAAGCTGCTGCTGGGCACGACCGACGGGATCACCCGGCTCCGGGGCCGTTCCTACCTGGCCGCCGGCCGCACGCTGGTGCCCACCTTCCACCCGGCGGCCGTGCTTCGGGGCGGCGGGGAGCCCGAGGCCCAGATGCGGGCCGACCTGGTCCGGGCCAAGAAGTTGCTCATCGCACCCCGGCCCGTCGCTGGGCCCGGTCCCGGGGGCACGGCAGGCCGGGAGGCGACCGTGGTCACGGCCCCTAGGCTCCTGGGATGA
- the tsaD gene encoding tRNA (adenosine(37)-N6)-threonylcarbamoyltransferase complex transferase subunit TsaD, which produces MAEAHRAHDQFLVLGIETSCDETAAAIVANGTSVVSSVVSSQIDLHARFGGVVPELASRAHVQLLTPVVAEVLVESGLGGDGIDAVAATVGPGLVGSLLVGISAAKALALVWGVPFIGVDHMEGHLYASFLEEPDLELPAVVMLVSGGHTLLVLMEGHGRYRLLGTTVDDAVGEAYDKVARFLGLGYPGGPAIDRIAAEGDATAVRFPRPMLNDGLDFSFSGLKTAVVTYVRANPGVAVADIAASFQAAAVDVLVAKALRAADETGVSTLCIGGGVAANSLLRRRIVEECEMAGLRAFVPSRSMCTDNAAMIAAAAWWRYQSDGPTPLDVGASPNLRLV; this is translated from the coding sequence GTGGCTGAGGCCCACCGGGCGCACGACCAGTTCCTGGTCCTCGGCATCGAGACGTCGTGTGACGAGACGGCGGCCGCCATCGTGGCCAACGGCACGTCGGTGGTGTCCTCGGTCGTCTCCAGCCAGATCGACCTGCACGCCCGGTTCGGGGGAGTAGTGCCCGAGCTGGCCAGCCGCGCCCACGTCCAACTGCTGACCCCGGTGGTGGCCGAGGTGCTGGTCGAGTCCGGCCTCGGTGGGGACGGCATCGACGCGGTGGCGGCCACCGTGGGGCCCGGCCTGGTGGGCTCCCTGCTCGTCGGGATCAGCGCGGCCAAGGCTCTGGCCCTGGTGTGGGGTGTCCCGTTCATCGGGGTCGACCACATGGAGGGCCACCTCTACGCCTCCTTCCTGGAAGAGCCCGACCTGGAGCTGCCGGCCGTGGTGATGCTGGTGTCGGGGGGCCACACCTTGCTGGTCCTCATGGAGGGCCACGGCCGCTACCGGCTGCTGGGTACGACCGTCGACGACGCCGTGGGCGAGGCCTACGACAAGGTGGCCCGCTTCCTCGGGCTCGGCTACCCGGGCGGTCCGGCCATCGACCGCATCGCCGCGGAGGGCGACGCCACGGCCGTGCGCTTCCCGCGGCCCATGCTCAACGACGGGCTCGACTTCTCCTTCAGTGGCCTCAAGACGGCGGTGGTCACCTACGTGCGGGCCAACCCCGGGGTGGCCGTGGCCGACATCGCCGCCTCCTTCCAGGCCGCGGCCGTCGACGTGCTGGTGGCCAAGGCCCTGCGGGCGGCCGACGAGACGGGCGTGAGCACCCTGTGCATCGGCGGTGGGGTGGCGGCCAACTCCCTGTTGCGGCGGCGCATCGTGGAGGAGTGCGAGATGGCCGGCCTGCGGGCGTTCGTGCCCAGCCGGTCGATGTGCACCGACAACGCGGCCATGATCGCGGCGGCCGCCTGGTGGCGCTACCAGTCCGACGGTCCCACGCCCCTCGACGTGGGAGCCTCGCCCAACCTCCGGCTCGTCTGA
- the rimI gene encoding ribosomal protein S18-alanine N-acetyltransferase, which produces MVRARDDRRPAPVPPDLVVHVVPMRRRHLRSVTRIESETHNRPWSVSLFMSELALRSSRAYFVARVDGLVVGYVGLMVSADEGHITTLAVDVNWHRRKIGTRLMLVAAREAVRREVKALTLEVRMSNKGAQELYRAFGFRPAGVRKNYYVESSEDALIMWAEDVDQPAFAERLDAVEATVPGRTLYDDGGPSRG; this is translated from the coding sequence ATGGTCAGGGCACGCGACGACCGCCGGCCGGCGCCCGTGCCCCCCGACCTCGTCGTCCACGTGGTGCCCATGCGCCGCCGCCACCTGCGGTCGGTGACCCGGATCGAGTCCGAGACCCACAACCGCCCGTGGTCGGTGAGCCTGTTCATGAGCGAACTGGCCCTGCGCAGCAGCCGGGCCTACTTCGTGGCCCGGGTCGACGGCCTGGTGGTCGGTTATGTCGGGCTGATGGTCAGCGCCGACGAGGGCCACATCACGACCCTGGCCGTCGACGTCAACTGGCACCGGCGCAAGATCGGCACCCGGCTCATGCTGGTGGCCGCCCGGGAGGCGGTGAGGCGGGAGGTGAAGGCGCTCACCTTGGAGGTCCGCATGAGCAACAAGGGCGCCCAGGAGCTCTACCGGGCCTTCGGGTTCCGTCCCGCGGGCGTGCGCAAGAACTACTACGTGGAGAGCAGCGAGGACGCCTTGATCATGTGGGCAGAAGACGTGGACCAGCCGGCCTTCGCCGAACGGCTCGACGCCGTGGAAGCGACCGTGCCGGGCCGGACCCTCTACGACGACGGGGGGCCGTCCCGTGGCTGA
- the tsaB gene encoding tRNA (adenosine(37)-N6)-threonylcarbamoyltransferase complex dimerization subunit type 1 TsaB, with translation MLILGIETASVQVGCAIGGHEGVLASFHAARRRRHVEALVPSIEFVCQQAGVELSELGAIAVDIGPGLFSGLRVGVTTAKTLAQALRLPMVGVSSLDLLAFAARYSNRLIVPAIDARRGELFYGFYRQVPGGVQCLTGNQVGKPSDLVSELLARGEDALLVGDGALRYQEDFDAVAPGEVAGPPNVHPSASALVALAHARALREEFVSPSRLEPLYLRRTDAEINWEATAGWGREPRRVPAPLGEDTGDDTGEDTGDDTGEDTGDDGPVAEAG, from the coding sequence GTGTTGATCCTGGGTATCGAGACGGCCTCCGTGCAGGTCGGTTGTGCCATCGGCGGGCACGAAGGGGTGCTGGCCTCCTTCCACGCCGCCCGCCGGCGCCGCCACGTCGAGGCCCTGGTGCCCTCCATCGAGTTCGTCTGCCAGCAGGCGGGCGTGGAGCTGTCCGAGCTGGGCGCCATCGCCGTCGACATCGGCCCCGGCCTGTTCAGCGGTCTCCGTGTGGGGGTGACCACGGCTAAGACGCTGGCCCAGGCCCTGCGCCTTCCCATGGTGGGGGTGTCGAGCCTCGACCTGCTGGCTTTCGCGGCCCGCTACAGCAACCGCCTCATCGTCCCGGCTATCGACGCCCGCCGGGGCGAGCTGTTCTACGGGTTCTACCGCCAGGTCCCCGGTGGGGTGCAGTGCCTGACCGGCAATCAGGTGGGCAAGCCCTCCGACCTCGTCTCCGAACTGCTGGCCCGGGGGGAGGACGCCCTGCTCGTGGGCGACGGTGCCCTGCGGTACCAGGAGGACTTCGACGCCGTGGCCCCAGGGGAGGTGGCGGGACCGCCCAACGTCCACCCCTCGGCCTCGGCCCTGGTGGCACTGGCCCATGCTCGGGCCCTGCGCGAGGAGTTCGTATCGCCCTCGCGCCTCGAGCCCCTCTACCTGCGCCGCACCGACGCCGAGATCAACTGGGAGGCGACCGCCGGCTGGGGCCGCGAGCCCCGGCGGGTGCCGGCCCCCCTCGGCGAGGACACCGGCGACGACACCGGCGAGGACACCGGCGACGACACCGGCGAGGACACCGGCGACGACGGGCCCGTGGCGGAGGCGGGCTGA